The window AACCTATTTCAGTAATGCTTGCCGAAGGTTCTGAAATAGAAGTAAGAATGAAAAAGTATTTGCTGGAAAAGTAAAAAGTGTGAAGTGAAAGTTTACAAACATTATTATTTTTAAAGAAATCGTTAATGAGTGTCCACGAATAGTAATAACTTAGTTTTTAACGGTTTGTTTGTCATTCCGAAGGAATCTAAACTATTTTATTTTCAGTATTTTTAGATTCCTATGAATTGATAAAATGATTTCTGATTTTAGTGCTATGAATAAAAACAGACATTTACAAAATCATTTTACATAAAGTCTCAACAAGGATGTTTGTTCTAAAAATCATTTTGCATTAAGGTAAAACAGGGGTGTTTGTATTCGAAATCAACTTACATAAAGTCCAAACATATATGTTTTAACTCAAAATCAGATTACAGAAAGAATAAACACAATTGTTTGTCCTTACAATCAATTGACATGATGTCTAAACATAGGTACCTGCATTTAAAGTCAGTTTACTTTAATTAGACCTAAGGTTATTCATATTCTCACAGAAAATTTCAGATTTTCAAACTTATGTGTTCTAAAGTGCTTTCAAAGTTGTCAACTAAAACTCATTTGACGGATGTGTTTTAAAAAAACTTTTGTAGCTTTTGTGGTTAAACATTAATTTAGCAAAAACTAAACTTAATGTTCGCCAAACCAAAACCGAAAACTCTTTTTCTCTCATCACTACTCATTTCAACCACTTTTTTTTCGCAGGCACACAATGTTTCCGATGGCTATCAAAAACCTACGGACCCTTTAGTTGTTGAAAATCTCGAAAACTGGCAAGATTTAAAATTTGGTTTGTTCATGCATTGGGGAACCTACAGCCAATGGGGAATTGTAGAAAGCTGGAGCCTTTGTCCTGAAGATGAATCTTGGACGCAGCGCAAACCGGAACATGGAAAATCGTACAATGAATATGTAGAAAACTACGAAAACCTACAGAAAACTTTTAATCCAACACAGTTTAATCCACAAAAGTGGGCAGATGCAGCGAAGAAAGCCGGAATGAAATATATGGTTTTCACGACAAAGCATCATGATGGATTTGCGATGTTTGATACCCAACAGTCTGATTACAAAATAACTTCCCCAAACACTCCTTTTTCCAAAAGCCCCAAAGCAGATGTGGTAAAGGAAGTGTTTAATACATTTAGAAAAGATGGTTTTAAAATAGGAGCTTATTTTTCAAAACCTGATTGGCATTCTAATGATTATTGGTGGTCTTATTTTCCGCCAAAAGATAGAAATGTGAATTATGACCCTAAAAAATATCCTGAAAGATGGAATAGCTTCAAAAATTTCACCTTTAATCAACTCAACGAAATCACCTCAAACTATGGTAAAGTAGATATTCTTTGGTTAGACGGAGGTTGGGTACGTCCGTTTCATACGATTGATCAAAGTGTTGAATGGCAAAGAACAATTAAGGTCGAACAAGACATTGACATGGATAAAATAGGGACGATGGCTCGAAAAAATCAACCCGGAATTATCGTTGTAGACCGTACTGTTCCGGGAAAATGGGAAAATTATGTGACGCCCGAACAAGCCGTTCCCGAAAAACCGCTTACAATCCCTTGGGAGAGCTGCATTACGATGGGGGATTCATTTTCTTATGTTCCCAATGACAATTACAAATCATCTCAGAAAATCATTGAAACTTTAGTTAAAATTATTTCAAGAGGTGGAAATTACCTGATGAATATTGCTCCCGGACCAAACGGAGATTATGATGCGGTTGTTTATGAAAGATTAAAAGAGATCTCAGCTTGGATGAATGACAATCAATCTGCAGTTTTCGCAACAAGAAGCAGAGCTCCTTATCATGAAGGAAATTTTTATTATACTCAAAGTAAAGACGGTAAAACTGTGAATGTTTTTCATTTGGATGATCGTGAAAATTATCAATCCCCATCAACTTTAAACTTTACAATTCCTGAAAATTTTAATCCGAAATCTTTGAAAATTTTAGGCTTAAAAAATAAAATTCAATGGAAAAAAAATGGAAATTCAATTGAACTCAATATACCAAAAGAAAGAACTCAATTAAAATATTCAACCGTGATTCAAATTACACAATAGTTGAATTGTAAACTACTTTAAAAATGACATAGGAAATCGGAGCGTTAAAAAAATTAGAAGAAATTCCGTTAAGAAATTTCCACTGTTTGAGTGGCGGCAAAAATAATTCTTATTAATAGAAATATTGTTCCCGCCCGAGTTTTGGAAATTTTAGGAAGTTCTTCTAAATTTTAGCGGAGAGTTCCAAGTCTTGAACTTTTGGTTCTTTTGTTTCAAGACAAAAGAACATATTTAAAATAAAATTATTTTACGATGCTTTTTAAACTCAGATTTAAAATTACAGTAATTTCATTATTGAGCACTACATTTATTACCGCTCAAAAACCTTTATATAAAGACCCAAAACAACCTGTCGAAGTCAGAGTCCAGGATTTGCTGAAACGTATGACTCCCGAAGAAAAATTCTGGCAATGCTTCATGATTCCCGGAGATTTAGATGATGTTCCGAAAGGTCAATATGTCCACGGAATTTTCGGTTTGCAGGTGAGTGCAGGAAATCAAGGTGGTGGAGTTGCGGGACAATTGTTGAAATACAATGCCAATGAAGATGCGGAAAGATTGGCAAAAAAAATCAATGCAATTCAAAAATATTTTGTCGAAGAATCACGATTGGGAATTCCTATTATCCCTTTTGATGAAGCTTTACATGGATTAATGCGTGAAGGTGCAACCGCTTTTCCACAGGCGATTGGTTTGTCGGCAACATTCAATCCTGAGTTGATGAAAGAAGTTTCGACCGCCATTGCAAAAGAATCAAAATTGAGAGGAATCCGTCAGATTTTAACGCCAGTGGTAAATCTGGCGAGTGATGTTCGATGGGGAAGAACGGAAGAGACGTATGGTGAAGACCCATTTTTGACTTCCGTGATGGGTATAAATTTTGTCAGTTCTTTTGAAAACATGGGAATTATTACTACTCCAAAACATTTTTTAGCAAATGTAGGTGAAGGCGGAAGAGATTCTTACCCGATTCATTGGAGTAAAAGATATTTGGAGGAAACGCATTTAGTTCCTTTTCAAAAAGCTTTTAATCAAGGAAAAAGTCGTTCGGTGATGACTTCTTATAATTTATTGGATGGGAGACCTTCAACTGCAAATCATTGGTTGTTGACCGAAAAATTAAAAAATGAATGGAATTTCAAAGGTTTTGTCATCAGTGATGCAAGTGCGGTTGGTGGTGCAAATGTGTTGCATTTTACGGCAAAAGATTATAATGATGCTTCTGCACAGGCAATTAACGCTGGTCTTGACGTAATTTTCCAAACAGAATATCAACATTATAAATTGTTTATTCCGCCGTTTTTGGATGGAAGAATTTCGAAAGAGAGAATTGATGACGCAGTTTCGAGAGTTTTACGAGCAAAATTTGAATTGGGTTTATTTGAAAATCCTTACTTATCAAATAAAAATATTGAAGAATTAAAGAAGATTAATCATAAACCTTTAGCGGAAAAAGTGGCTATTGAATCTTTTGTTTTGCTTCAAAATACTCATCAGACACTCCCAATTTCTGAAAATGTAAAGAAAATTTTGGTTGTTGGAACCGATGCAGTTGACGCAAGATTGGGTGGCTATTCCGGACCGGGAAATAAGAAAGTGAGTATTTTAGAAGGAATTAAAAACTTCGTTAAAAACAAAAATATTGAAATCACTTATTCGAAAGGAATTGACTGGAATTTAAAAGATTTTGTAACCGTACCCACTGAATTTTTATCTTTCGAAAATCAAAAAGGATTGAAAGGAAATTATTTTTCCAATTCAGATTTAAAAGGAAATCCGGCTTTTGAAAAACAGGATGAACAATTAAATTTCAAATGGACTTTGTATTCTCCAAATCCTGAAAAACTACAACCAGACAATTACAGCATTCGCTGGACAGGAAAACTGGAAGCTCCGAATTCCGGGAAATATCAATTGGGCCTTCGTGGAAATGACGGTTTCAGATTGTATTTAAATGGAAAATTACTGATTGATAATTGGGAAAAGTTGAGTTATTCAACAAAAACGGTTGAGCTTGATTTTAATAAAGGTCAAAAATCAGATATTGTTGTTGAATTTCATGAAAATAGGGGAGAAGCGAACATCGAATTGGTTTGGAATTATGGTTTGAATAATCCTTGGGTTGATTTTAATACAGCCTTCAATTTAGCTCAAGATACAGATTACATAATCATTGTAGCTGGAATTCACGAGGGGGAATTTCAGGACCGGTCTTCATTGAGCCTCCCTGGAAATCAGGAAAAATTTATTGATGAAGTTTCAAAATTAAATAAACCGATGGCAGTTGTTTTGGTTGGCGGTTCTGCGATAAAAACGACAGCTTGGAAAGATAAAGTAGGAGCGATTTTAGATGTTTGGTATCCCGGAGAAGAAGGTGGAAATGCGGTTGCAAAAGTTCTTTTTGGAGCTGAAAATCCTTCAGGGAAATTGCCAATTACGTTCCCGATTGAAGAAGGTCAATTGCCTTTAACGTATAATCATCATCCGACAGGAAGAGGAAATGATTATCACGATTTGAGCGGTGAGCCACTGTATCCGTTTGGTTTTGGCTTGAGTTATACGACTTTTGAGATTTCTGATTTACAATTAAATCAAACAAAATATTCTGAAAACGACACCATTATTGCAAAAGTAAATGTAAAAAATACAGGTTCAAAAGCGGGAAGTGAAGTTGTTCAGTTATATGTAAAAGATTTGCTGGCTTCTGTTTCAAGACCCATTTTAGAGTTGAAAGGTTTGAAAAAAATATATTTAAAACCTGGAGAATCTAAACAGATCTCTATTGAAGTTCCAGTGAAAGAATTACAATTTTTAGATGAGAAAATGAATTGGATTGTGGAAAAGGGAATGTATCGAATTTTTGTTGGAAGCTCGTCAAAGAATCTTCCGCTAAAAGAAAATATCGAGGTGGAATAATTACTGTTTAATATGATTTTTTAAATCCATTTCTGCTCCTAAAATTCTGATGATTTCAATAGTAGAAAAATTGATGATTCTGTAAAAAATTATATGTTTGCCTGCAGGAAATCCCAATGTTTCAAGATTAATTTCTGAATATTTTTTTCCAATTTTTGGATTTTCTGCTAGCAAATTAAAAGTGCTTATCAGTTTTTCATAGTATACATCCGCTTGGTTTTCTGACCAAAATTCATAAGTGTATTCATAAATTTTACTTAAGTCTTCCACAGCTTTATTGGTTAATGAATATTCAGCCATTGTTTTTTAAGTTGGCTTTAAGGGTTTGAAGATGTTTTTTTGGATTAAAATCAGCATTAATTCCACTATCAGTTCCTTCTCTAATTGCTTTTTTAAGAAGTTGAATTTTGCTTTCATCTTCTTCGAGTAAACGCAAACCCGCACGGATTACTTCACTAGCATTTTTAAATCTTCCCTCTGAAATTTTCTGGTCAACAAAGTCTTCAAAATAATCTCCTAAAGAAACAGATGTATTGCGTCCCATTTTATTTATTTTAAATCAAAGTTACCAATTTTTGGTAATCGAGGCAAATTTAGAGTCAATATTCTTGGTATGATATATGTAATATTCACTTTAAATCTGAATGAAATTAATTGGTTTTAAAATCATTCTAAAATTTAAAAGTCATGAAAAAGTTATTCATCTCAACCATTTTGTTAGTAGGATTGTCAACAGGTGTTGTAGCACAGAAACATCCAACTCCGCCGCCACATCCTTCGAAAATGCAGCTCTATAACAGTAAGCTGAATGAACTAAATAAAAGATACAACACTGAAAAAAAACTGATTATGAATCATCCGATTGCTACCAAAAAAATGAAACAAGATCAGCTTAAAGCTTTAAATGTACGTTATCAAAACGAAAAGAAATTGTTAAGAGCTGCTAAATAAATGTGGAAAATATGTTAAAAATGAAAATTTGAACAAGTGTTTAATTTTACGATATTTTTACTATTAAATAAATTTATTAAAAGAGAATGTGTTTTTGCGTTCTCTTTTTTGTTTATAATTAAATGAAAACTATGTTCGTTATGCATTCCTTCACGAATTTTCAGAAACGTAAAACATCCAATATTTTTCCTTAAATTCGCATAAAAATTTTAAACTAATGAATTACGATATTATTGTTATCGGGAGTGGTCCTGGTGGATATGTTACTGCAATCAGAGCGGCGCAATTGGGTTTTAAAACTGCAATTATCGAGAAAGAAAATTTAGGAGGAATCTGCCTTAACTGGGGATGTATTCCAACTAAAGCTTTGTTGAAGTCGGCTCAGGTTTTTCATTATATTAATCATGCAGAAGACTATGGTTTGAATAAAGTGGAAGCTAGTTTTGAGTTTCCAAACGTTATTCAGAGAAGCCGTGGTGTTGCCTCTAAAATGAGCAAAGGAATTGAATTCTTGATGAAAAAGAACAAAATTGATGTTATTTTAGGAACTGCAAAAGTACAAAAAGGTAAAAAAGTTTCTGTTACAGATAAAGAAGGAAAAGTAACTGAATACACAGGAACTCACATTATTTTGGCTACAGGAGCTCGTTCTAGAGAGTTGCCAAACTTACCTCAAGATGGTAAAAAAGTAATTGGATACAGACAGGCATTATCTCTTCCTGATCAGCCAAAATCTATGATTGTTGTAGGTTCTGGAGCTATCGGAGTTGAGTTTGCTGATTTTTATAATACAATGGGTACCAAAGTAACTGTTGTAGAATTTTTACCAAACATCGTTCCTGTAGAAGATGAGGATATTTCTAAGCACTTAGAGAAATCTCTGAAAAAATCAGGAATCGAAATCATGACAAATGCTTCTGTGGAAAGCGTTGACACAAGCGGAAACGGTGTGAAAGCTACGGTAAAAACTGCAAACGGAAACGTAACTCTTGAAGCTGATATTTTACTTTCTGCTGTTGGAATCGCTGCAAACATCGAGAACATCGGTCTTGAAGAAGTGGGAATTCAGACAGATAAAGGTAGAGTTTTAGTAAACGAATGGTACGAAACTTCAGTTCCTGGTTACTACGCAATCGGAGATATTATTCCAACTCAGGCTTTGGCACACGTTGCTTCTGCTGAAGGGATTACTTGTGTAGAAAAAATCAAAGGAATGCACGTTGAGAAAATCGACTATGGCAATATTCCTGGATGTACGTACTGTCACCCTGAAGTTGCTTCTGTTGGTCTTACAGAAAAACAAGCTAAAGAAAAAGGTTACGAGCTTAAAGTAGGTAAATTCCCTCTTTCTGCAAGTGGAAAAGCTACTGCAAACGGAAATACAGATGGTTTCATCAAAGTGATTTTTGACGCTAAATACGGTGAATGGTTAGGTTGTCACATGATTGGTGAAGGCGTAACTGATATGGTTGCTGAAGCGGTTGTTGCTAGAAAATTAGAAACAACTGGTCACGAAATTATTAAATCTATTCACCCGCATCCAACAGTTTCTGAAGCGATTATGGAAGCTGCTGCTGCTGCTTATGGTGAAGTGATTCACATTTAATATTCACTTTGTCAAAGTTGAAAATCTTTGACAAAGTTTATCAATATCAAAACCACAGATCTTGTCTGTGGTTTTTCTTTTTCCTAAATAACTTTTTTCATTTTTATCTCGCATATTTTCTTAATTTTATCCACTTAATAAAGTACAAATTATATGTTTAAAAAATTAGCTGCGGAAGCTTTAGGATTAAGTGATATCGGTAAAATTATTCCTTCTCAGGATTATGATAAGGTAGATTCTGATGATTATATTTTATCTGAAGATAATGAGAAAATATTCTTTTTAATTAAATCTAAAAGAGATGAATACTGTTTTACAAACAGAGCATTGATTCATATCGACGGAGCAAGTGCACTGGATAGAAAACGAGTATTGAGAAGATACGAATATTATCAGTTTCCTTTTTCAAATATAGCTCTTCAAACTGCCGGGACCATTGATTTGGATGTAGAGATTTCATTTAATATCGGAAATGTTCCATTGATGATTAGTGTTGCAAAAGGTCAGATTGACCAGTTGAAAGACCTTTATAAAGCGCTTTTAGCTATTCAGCAGGAAGTTCATCACAATCATTCTTTGCTGAATTTTTCGAATGACAGTATACAGAAAGCAATTGGCAGCGTTGCATCAGGAAAACAGGAAAATGTTTCAAAAAGCCAAGAATTAAAGGCAATCAACGAATATATTTTTGCCTGGAATACCAATAGTTTTGACAGATACACTCAAAAAGATTTCTCGAAAATTTTTGAAAAGTATATTAATAATTAGGATTTCAATCAACTTAAAATTAAACCACAGATTTTGTCTGTGGTTTTTCCTTTTAAATCATTAACAAAATATTTAGCCTCTTTAAAGATGATGTTTAAAGATGTTTTCTTACATTTATTTAATGAATTTTGAAAAGACAGGATTGGTTTTATCAGGCGGCGGCACCAAAGGAATCGCTCATGCAGGAGTACTGAAGTTTTTGAGCGAAAAGAATATTGATGCTGATATTCTAGCCTGTTGCAGCGCAGGTTCTATTGTTGGCTGTCTTTATGCAATCGGGAAAAAGCCTGAAGAAATTTTAGATTTCTTTCAGTCGGTGTATTTTTTTAATTGGAGACATTTTACATTCAATCAGCCAGGATTGGTTTCTTCTGAGATTTTTAATACCTATCTGAAACCTATTTTCAATAATATGAAGATTGGAGACCTTGATAAAGAAGTAAAAATAGTAGCAACCGAATTGGTTGGCGGAACAGAAAAGATTTTCGATGAAAACTTTTTAATTACGGATGCTATTATTGCTTCATGTTCAATTCCAGGAATTACAACACCTTATATTTTAGGAGAAGAAATGTTCTGCGACGGAGGTGTTTTAAATAATTTTCCGGCAGATATCATCCGTGATGATTGTGATAAACTGATTGGTGTATTTGTTTCGCCACCACATGATATTAAAATCGATGATTTAAAGTCAATTAAGGCGATAGTTTCCAGGTCTTATGATTTGCTTTCATACCGCATCGAAAAGATTAAATTTGAATATTGTGACTGGCTTATTTCGTCTCAGGATTTATCAAGCTACGGAACTTTTGAGCGGAGAAAAGACCGTTTAGAGCAAATATTCAATATTGGTTATCGTGCAGCTAAAGAAAGCTTTGCGGAAAGCAATTATTCTCCAGGAATCAAAGATTAATTTCTCAATCATTTTTATAAAATATTGTTTGAGAAAAATAAAATTATTTTAATAAACATTTGTATTTTAGTTAATTAATATGTAATTTTTATCAACTATCAACTATCAACTATCAACTATCAACTATCAACTATCAACTATCAACTATCAACTATCAACTATCAACTATCAACTATCAACTATCAACTATCAACTATCAACTATCAACTATCAACTATCAACTATCAACTATCAACTATCAACTATCAACTATCAACTATCAACTATCAACTATCAACTATCAACCATCAACTATTTTAAACAAAAACATCTGTAAACTCGAAACTCTTACCATTAAATAATCCTTTATCGCTGAGTTTTAATTCTGGGATTACTAAAAGAGCCATGAAAGATAAGCTCATATAAGGAGCCCTCAGTTTGCTTCCTAATTCTTTCGCACGTCTGTCTAATTTTATGTAAGATTCAGCAACCTTTTCAGCAGGAAGATTGGTCATAATTCCGGCAATGGGCAATTCTAAAACCATTTCTTCAGTTTCTGTGGCTAGAGAAATTCCTCCTTTAGCTTTAATAATAGCATTTACAGCTTTACAGATATCATTATCATTCGTTCCGACGGCAACGATATTATGGCAGTCATGAGCGACACATGATGCGATAGCACCGTCTTTTAAACCGAAATTTTTAATAAATGCAACGGCTACCGGAGCGTCGTTGTAGCGATTAACTACAGCAATTTTCAGAATGTCTTCATCTGTATTTGATTCAGCATATCCGTTGATATTTAATGTGTTTGCATGGATTTCTTGAGTAATGAGTTGTCCGTCCAGAGTTTCAATCACACGAATTTTTTCGCTCTCACTTTTAATTTTAAAATCAGAAGATTGTTTTATGGTACAATGAAAATTATTAACAATTTCAGATTCAACAGCTTGAATGAATGAGGTATTGTTTTCAGCAACCACATCTCCGTTAATATAAGTTTTTAAAATATTAAAATCTTCAGTATTATCAATTTCAATAAAATCTGCGTTATCACCAATTTGCAATAAACCGATGGGTAAATTGTAATGATGAATTACATTGTAAGAAGCTGCACGAAGAACGTTGTATAAATCATGACCTTCTTTTAACGCACGTTTTACATGATTATTGATATGAGACTCCATCAAATTATCAGGATGTTTGTCATCACAGCAAAACATAATCTGCTCCGGGAAATCTTTTAACAAAGGAATTAATGTGTCGAAATTTTTTGCAGCACTTCCTTCTCTTATCATGATTTTTACCCCATGTTTTAGTTTTTCAAGCGCTTCATCATAACCAAAACACTCATGGTCTGTAGATATTCCGGCATCGAAATAATTTTTCATAGTTTCGCCCATCAATCCGGGAGCGTGACCATCGATAGGCTTGTTGTGTTTCTTGGAGAATTCAATTTTCTTTAAAACTTCTTCATCTTTGTAAATGACGCCCGGAAAATTCATCATTTCAGCCAAATAAACAATTTCCTTTCTGCTCAATAATTCGTTAATGTCATTAGAATCTATAACTGCTCCTGCAGTTTCAAAATTTGTTGCAGGAACACACGAAGGAGCGCCAAAATAAAAATGAAAAGGAACCTGTTGCGCATTGTCGATCATATAATCTACACCAGCAATTCCCAAAACATTGGCAATCTCATGAGGATCTGAAATTGTTCCTACCGTACCGTGTTTTACAGCAATTCGGGCAAATTCTGACGGTACGAGCATGCTGCTTTCAATATGTACGTGAGCATCGATAAATCCTGGTAGAATGTAGGTGTCTAAAGATTCCTCAATTCTTTTTATGGAAGCTATTTTTTTGTTTAAAATAACAACTTCTGCGGGATAAATATCTTTAGCGACGATATCGATTAAATTTGCTTTTACCGTAAATTCCATTTGTTTTATTTAAATAAATAATTCCTAATAGTGAAATTAGGAATTATTTTTAGATTGTATTAAAATTAATTTTTAACTATTTGCGCATCTTGTCTTACCAAAGTTTCGCCGTTGCCATCGATAACAACTAATGTGTAAGGAGCTTTTTTGGCTGAAGCGGTAAGGTAGTTTCTCCACACCTGATAAAGCGTTCCATTATTGTTGAATTCAAAATAATAATTTCCACCCGATCCATCAGGAATTAATTCTCCATTACTGATAATCATACTTGGTTTTGCCGTAATTTTTGTGTTAGCACCCCAAGATTGATACAGATAATTTCCATTCGGCTGTTTATCGATTCTTACCTTAAATTTTTTTGTTTTAATAATAACCGTTTTTGGAACATTTTGAAAATATGCTGCCCCATTATCTTTTTTTGGAGTGGGATTTAAATCATGTGCTGAAATCAGAGAAAACTGAACAATACATAAGGTTCCTAATAATAATTTCTTAATCATATTGATTTTGTTTTAATTATAAGATGGGAATCAAATTTAAAGCCAATAAAATATCTAAATAGTTTTTACTTTTCTATCGTCCTAAGCCTTAGTCTCAATATCAACCTCAAGATTCTGCGTATAACTCGCAAAAGCTTCTTCCAAGCTATCAAATTTTCCTTTAAACTCTTCAATATTACAATCCTGAAGAATGTTTCCATGATGAATCAAAATTACGCGTGTGCAAAGCGCTTCGACTTCCTGCATAATGTGTGTAGAAAGTAAAACAGTTTTCTCTTTACCAATTTCTTTAATCACATTTCTGATTTCAAGAATCTGATTAGGGTCTAATCCGTTCGTTGGTTCATCTAAAATAAGTAAATCCGGCTGATGGATAATTGCCTGTGCCAAACCAACTCTCTGTTTGTAACCTTTAGAAAGCTGACCTATTTTTTTAGATTTTTCGGGAGTAATTCCTACCAATTCTATTACTTCATCAACTCTTGCTTCAGAAATTTTATGAATATTGGCAACAAACTGTAAATATTCTTTCACATACATTTCCAGATAAAGCGGATTGTTTTCGGGAAGAAAACCTATGTTTTTTTTGCTTTCAATCTCGTACTCTGAAATGTTTTTTCCGTTAAAGATAATTTCACCTTCATCAATTTTCAGTGCACCGACAATAGATTTCATTA is drawn from Chryseobacterium muglaense and contains these coding sequences:
- a CDS encoding alpha-L-fucosidase, with the translated sequence MFAKPKPKTLFLSSLLISTTFFSQAHNVSDGYQKPTDPLVVENLENWQDLKFGLFMHWGTYSQWGIVESWSLCPEDESWTQRKPEHGKSYNEYVENYENLQKTFNPTQFNPQKWADAAKKAGMKYMVFTTKHHDGFAMFDTQQSDYKITSPNTPFSKSPKADVVKEVFNTFRKDGFKIGAYFSKPDWHSNDYWWSYFPPKDRNVNYDPKKYPERWNSFKNFTFNQLNEITSNYGKVDILWLDGGWVRPFHTIDQSVEWQRTIKVEQDIDMDKIGTMARKNQPGIIVVDRTVPGKWENYVTPEQAVPEKPLTIPWESCITMGDSFSYVPNDNYKSSQKIIETLVKIISRGGNYLMNIAPGPNGDYDAVVYERLKEISAWMNDNQSAVFATRSRAPYHEGNFYYTQSKDGKTVNVFHLDDRENYQSPSTLNFTIPENFNPKSLKILGLKNKIQWKKNGNSIELNIPKERTQLKYSTVIQITQ
- a CDS encoding glycoside hydrolase family 3 N-terminal domain-containing protein, which encodes MLFKLRFKITVISLLSTTFITAQKPLYKDPKQPVEVRVQDLLKRMTPEEKFWQCFMIPGDLDDVPKGQYVHGIFGLQVSAGNQGGGVAGQLLKYNANEDAERLAKKINAIQKYFVEESRLGIPIIPFDEALHGLMREGATAFPQAIGLSATFNPELMKEVSTAIAKESKLRGIRQILTPVVNLASDVRWGRTEETYGEDPFLTSVMGINFVSSFENMGIITTPKHFLANVGEGGRDSYPIHWSKRYLEETHLVPFQKAFNQGKSRSVMTSYNLLDGRPSTANHWLLTEKLKNEWNFKGFVISDASAVGGANVLHFTAKDYNDASAQAINAGLDVIFQTEYQHYKLFIPPFLDGRISKERIDDAVSRVLRAKFELGLFENPYLSNKNIEELKKINHKPLAEKVAIESFVLLQNTHQTLPISENVKKILVVGTDAVDARLGGYSGPGNKKVSILEGIKNFVKNKNIEITYSKGIDWNLKDFVTVPTEFLSFENQKGLKGNYFSNSDLKGNPAFEKQDEQLNFKWTLYSPNPEKLQPDNYSIRWTGKLEAPNSGKYQLGLRGNDGFRLYLNGKLLIDNWEKLSYSTKTVELDFNKGQKSDIVVEFHENRGEANIELVWNYGLNNPWVDFNTAFNLAQDTDYIIIVAGIHEGEFQDRSSLSLPGNQEKFIDEVSKLNKPMAVVLVGGSAIKTTAWKDKVGAILDVWYPGEEGGNAVAKVLFGAENPSGKLPITFPIEEGQLPLTYNHHPTGRGNDYHDLSGEPLYPFGFGLSYTTFEISDLQLNQTKYSENDTIIAKVNVKNTGSKAGSEVVQLYVKDLLASVSRPILELKGLKKIYLKPGESKQISIEVPVKELQFLDEKMNWIVEKGMYRIFVGSSSKNLPLKENIEVE
- a CDS encoding type II toxin-antitoxin system RelE/ParE family toxin; protein product: MAEYSLTNKAVEDLSKIYEYTYEFWSENQADVYYEKLISTFNLLAENPKIGKKYSEINLETLGFPAGKHIIFYRIINFSTIEIIRILGAEMDLKNHIKQ
- a CDS encoding type II toxin-antitoxin system ParD family antitoxin is translated as MGRNTSVSLGDYFEDFVDQKISEGRFKNASEVIRAGLRLLEEDESKIQLLKKAIREGTDSGINADFNPKKHLQTLKANLKNNG
- the lpdA gene encoding dihydrolipoyl dehydrogenase, giving the protein MNYDIIVIGSGPGGYVTAIRAAQLGFKTAIIEKENLGGICLNWGCIPTKALLKSAQVFHYINHAEDYGLNKVEASFEFPNVIQRSRGVASKMSKGIEFLMKKNKIDVILGTAKVQKGKKVSVTDKEGKVTEYTGTHIILATGARSRELPNLPQDGKKVIGYRQALSLPDQPKSMIVVGSGAIGVEFADFYNTMGTKVTVVEFLPNIVPVEDEDISKHLEKSLKKSGIEIMTNASVESVDTSGNGVKATVKTANGNVTLEADILLSAVGIAANIENIGLEEVGIQTDKGRVLVNEWYETSVPGYYAIGDIIPTQALAHVASAEGITCVEKIKGMHVEKIDYGNIPGCTYCHPEVASVGLTEKQAKEKGYELKVGKFPLSASGKATANGNTDGFIKVIFDAKYGEWLGCHMIGEGVTDMVAEAVVARKLETTGHEIIKSIHPHPTVSEAIMEAAAAAYGEVIHI
- a CDS encoding PH domain-containing protein, encoding MFKKLAAEALGLSDIGKIIPSQDYDKVDSDDYILSEDNEKIFFLIKSKRDEYCFTNRALIHIDGASALDRKRVLRRYEYYQFPFSNIALQTAGTIDLDVEISFNIGNVPLMISVAKGQIDQLKDLYKALLAIQQEVHHNHSLLNFSNDSIQKAIGSVASGKQENVSKSQELKAINEYIFAWNTNSFDRYTQKDFSKIFEKYINN
- a CDS encoding patatin-like phospholipase family protein, yielding MNFEKTGLVLSGGGTKGIAHAGVLKFLSEKNIDADILACCSAGSIVGCLYAIGKKPEEILDFFQSVYFFNWRHFTFNQPGLVSSEIFNTYLKPIFNNMKIGDLDKEVKIVATELVGGTEKIFDENFLITDAIIASCSIPGITTPYILGEEMFCDGGVLNNFPADIIRDDCDKLIGVFVSPPHDIKIDDLKSIKAIVSRSYDLLSYRIEKIKFEYCDWLISSQDLSSYGTFERRKDRLEQIFNIGYRAAKESFAESNYSPGIKD
- the ade gene encoding adenine deaminase; this translates as MEFTVKANLIDIVAKDIYPAEVVILNKKIASIKRIEESLDTYILPGFIDAHVHIESSMLVPSEFARIAVKHGTVGTISDPHEIANVLGIAGVDYMIDNAQQVPFHFYFGAPSCVPATNFETAGAVIDSNDINELLSRKEIVYLAEMMNFPGVIYKDEEVLKKIEFSKKHNKPIDGHAPGLMGETMKNYFDAGISTDHECFGYDEALEKLKHGVKIMIREGSAAKNFDTLIPLLKDFPEQIMFCCDDKHPDNLMESHINNHVKRALKEGHDLYNVLRAASYNVIHHYNLPIGLLQIGDNADFIEIDNTEDFNILKTYINGDVVAENNTSFIQAVESEIVNNFHCTIKQSSDFKIKSESEKIRVIETLDGQLITQEIHANTLNINGYAESNTDEDILKIAVVNRYNDAPVAVAFIKNFGLKDGAIASCVAHDCHNIVAVGTNDNDICKAVNAIIKAKGGISLATETEEMVLELPIAGIMTNLPAEKVAESYIKLDRRAKELGSKLRAPYMSLSFMALLVIPELKLSDKGLFNGKSFEFTDVFV